The genomic DNA GGCGCTGGATCGTATTTGCTCGAGGAATTCTTCGGTATTCATTTTATATACCCAATTATTTCGATACCGGCTTACCCGTTCGTCCGATCAAGAAGATGCTTAGAAAATAGAGTATTACCATCGGAAAGGCCATTGCCAGCATCGTTACCGCATCATTGGAAGGGGTTAGCACCATTGCCACAACTGAAATACCCACAACCCCCTGCCGCCAGTATTTCCACATCATTTCTGCATTAATCAGCCCGATTTTGGCGAGAAACAAGACAACAACCGGCAGTTCAAATGCCAATCCAAATGCAAGCAGCATTTTGACAAGAAAGAGAATATAGACCTGTGGGTCTTGGATAAGTGTAGCCCCGCGTGGGAGATAATTCAGAAACCATCGAAGGCATGCGGGTAAGATGGCGCAACCGAAAGTAACTCCAATGGCAAAAAGAATGACGCTCAAAGGCGCCACAAAACGAATTCCTTTGCGCTCATTATTATTGAGGCCGGGCGCAATGAATAACCACAACTGCCATGTAATCAGCGGCGCGGCAAGTCCAATACCAATAAAAAGTCCGACTTTGATTTGCATCAGGAAGGGGTCTGCAAAATTACGATAGGCAATTTGAACTTGCGGGGTGTGTTTACCTAAAGCTTGAATGAGAGGGCGAGTAGCCCAAGCATAAGCCGCCGGTTCAAGGAAGTACCCAACTACCCAACCGACGGCTATAAAACTTATTGACCAGACTATCCGAGTTCGCAGTTCGCTAAGATGCTCGAAAAACGTAGCGCGCAGTTCAACTCCATCTTGGGACTGCGTTTCAGTTGTCTCAGTCATTTTATCTGAGTCGGTAAATCTCATTCAATTACTTGATGAGCTCCGAAGTCATTATCGTGCGCAAGCGAACGCGCGATGCAGTGCTTGTGGCTGAAGGATTACCGCTTGATCCCATTCCGCTAGGCATGCCGGCGCCGGGGACTGAGCCAGGCATATAACCGGGAGGTCCACCTGCTGATCCCTGAGAGCCATACCCAGAGTTAGCGCTAGGCTGTCCTGAAGATGCGAAAGTGGGAGGTTGGAAGTTGTCAATTAGTCCTTCATATTCCATCACTAACGAAGCATGGATAATCTTGCCGCTTTCATAGGCAAACCAATCGGTTTCATCAATGGTCATTTTGACATCACGCATTCTGTAACCGCCAAACCTCATGATACTCATGGGTAGACTCTGTTTGCGCTTATAGGCCAACCGAGCTGTCTTGTAACCCCTTGACCATTCAAATGCCTGAAGTTCTCCACGGACTTCTAGACGATCACGAGGATCATATTCTTTAGTGAAGTTTTCAACTAAAGGTTGTTCGTTACCAATATCGATATAGGCAAACCAAGCATCCCCTTTGGTTACTGGGTCTGCGGGCAGAATCGAAAAGCTATTCTCACCTACTAAATTATTAATTATATTTTCGGTGCTGGAGCCTGAACTGCCTGAACCAAAATTAGGGTTCCAATTTGAGAAGAATACAAGCCCCATCGCTTCAAAGTTTTCTCCACGCGTAGATACGATTTGATCGACAGGTTTCAAGTTATCAGGATGAATCCAAACGGGAGGTCCATTTTCCGAAGGCATATATGCAGGAGGGATTCTTTGGCTGCGTACGATATACTTCGATCCATCCAATTTACGAATTGGCAAAAGTTCGTAAATAATTGTTTCTTCTTCAAGAAGCCGCTCTGTCGGAGTACTTCCTCGGGCTTCTTCTTCCTTACTAATCGAAATCAAATAGGTTTTTCGTACATCCCTATATCGAAGAGGCACGCCAAGAGTAAACCTGTGACGCAAAAGCATTCTCTTCTTAGGCGCTAGGATGTCGTTGTTTGCGACGGTCACATTGACTTTGCTGCGGTCGATGATGTGTGTGGGTTCGCCACCGTAAAGAACAATCTCAAAAGTATGGTTGCCGTCAGATACTTTACGGGCTTTTGTATCGAAAAGATAGCGATACCGTTGACCGGCATTTGCTTCGTAATCGGTTGGTGCAACCGCTTCAATAAACACGCCGTCCAAATAAATGCCGATATAACCGCCTGTCGGAATGCTCCTGCGAGGAACCTCGATTTTGACGTTTTCGCGAACTGATGCCCCATTGACTGGCCTCAGTATTGTAAACGGAGCTTGCCCGAAGGCTATCGTAGCGCAAAATGTCAGCATAATGCCGAGCACTGTATTCAACTTCATAGCGAATGCCCTCCCATCGACAGAAGCAACCCAAACTGGTTCAATCCTACCATAGGGTCTACCAAATGTCAACCCTGCACGTTCAACGCACAGCTTCATATGACGGACGAAATAGTAGCTTGTCAGTTACTATTCTATTGCGTATTACGTATTACGTATTTCCGGATTCCGGATATGCAATACGTACTAAAACGGTAACGTTGACACGGATTTTGCGATTAGGGCCATGGCGATTGAGACCATGGCTATTAGACCTGAACCGCAGGCGAAACCGGCGCATAGAACAGGAGCGTAATTCGTCCAGTTCTTCTCACCAAAGCGTTTACGGAAATATTTGCGTCCTAGCCAAGCGCCAAAGAACGTCGGAATGGTCGCATATGGCGGAGCGCTGATGCCACCGATTAGGCCGTATATAAGCAGCAGCGGCATTCTTAGATAGGTCATTACGCTATAAGCTATTAAGCAAATGACAAAGCCGCCGATGATAAGGTTTGGCTTGAGCGCCATTCTAATAATGTCTTGAGAGGCGCTTCCGGGCAGGTTGATCTGTTTCCAAATTGCTTCCGTCTGAGCACCAATCGGCCACATCTTCTGAATATAGGGACAGGCGGAACTTGGGATCGGGTTTGAATTCCAGAAGAAGGACCAGAACGCAAAGCTCGCGACAAAAATGACAGGAAACATGAACGCTTCGGCTTTGATAACACTAGTAAACTTAGTGCCGGTTAATTCAATCTCACGGAACTTCTGTGAGATGCCGCCCATGTCATACATCGGAAGCGGCGCGTACCAAATATCCACTTTCTTGTAACCGGTCGCAATAATCGTAGCTTCTTTGATCATCGGGAAGCCAACTCCGGAACCGACTAATCCAATCATTCGAGCACTTACATAGGAGTTCAGCGGACTCCATAACGCGCCAAAGAAAACGGTAATCCAAATAGGGAAGTCGGGCAATAAAATGTGCATCAACACGCATTGATAAATAATGGTTAATCCCCAACCACCGAATGCCCAGCCGATATGTACATCTCCACGGCCTTTAGGAATCGCCCATATCGAACGCTTCTCATGCTTTTGGGCTTTCTTTGCTTGATTTATGCTTCTAACGACGTTAATGATGCCTAAAACGCCGATTGCAAAGCTAATTCCAAGACCAACGCTCATCCAGAAGTCCATATTGGTAGCAAGACCTGTACGTAGAGCATTGGAGCCAGGAATCCAGTTCGGGAAATATCCAAAGTGATACAGAACAGGATTCAAGAAAACCTGGAAGAGTATAGAACTGATAAATGTTCCCAGTACCGCATACCATGGGATTACAAATCCAGTAAAAACGGTCCCAAGG from bacterium includes the following:
- the tatC gene encoding twin-arginine translocase subunit TatC, which translates into the protein MRFTDSDKMTETTETQSQDGVELRATFFEHLSELRTRIVWSISFIAVGWVVGYFLEPAAYAWATRPLIQALGKHTPQVQIAYRNFADPFLMQIKVGLFIGIGLAAPLITWQLWLFIAPGLNNNERKGIRFVAPLSVILFAIGVTFGCAILPACLRWFLNYLPRGATLIQDPQVYILFLVKMLLAFGLAFELPVVVLFLAKIGLINAEMMWKYWRQGVVGISVVAMVLTPSNDAVTMLAMAFPMVILYFLSIFLIGRTGKPVSK
- a CDS encoding peptide transporter; the protein is MADVEKKEEVIDELAQAREQTELTSRDDQEWTYEEGFTLKTIIGIIFIAAIMLPGGLYLSLVAGESIGAAAEWVTIVLFSEIARRSFNPMKKQEIYMLYYVAAVLATSQGPFGAFIKNAYLVESPPFAPFAKQIPPWVVPPAGSEAIAHRTFLDRAWNIPILLALIGEVMGRLSWMSIGYALFRITSDIEKLPFPMAPIAASGATALGEAGSSEESWRWRVFSTGSVIGILFGFVYVGIPIFTGTAFGTAVQILPIPFLDLTESTGSILPTAIVGLSLSLGTVFTGFVIPWYAVLGTFISSILFQVFLNPVLYHFGYFPNWIPGSNALRTGLATNMDFWMSVGLGISFAIGVLGIINVVRSINQAKKAQKHEKRSIWAIPKGRGDVHIGWAFGGWGLTIIYQCVLMHILLPDFPIWITVFFGALWSPLNSYVSARMIGLVGSGVGFPMIKEATIIATGYKKVDIWYAPLPMYDMGGISQKFREIELTGTKFTSVIKAEAFMFPVIFVASFAFWSFFWNSNPIPSSACPYIQKMWPIGAQTEAIWKQINLPGSASQDIIRMALKPNLIIGGFVICLIAYSVMTYLRMPLLLIYGLIGGISAPPYATIPTFFGAWLGRKYFRKRFGEKNWTNYAPVLCAGFACGSGLIAMVSIAMALIAKSVSTLPF